A region of Thermodesulfobacteriota bacterium DNA encodes the following proteins:
- a CDS encoding BrnT family toxin, translated as MGWVMGGASRDDGFSVPYFCIAEWSDPDHSDGMDAAQFEWDEQKDLENQVKHGVTFALAQHAFLDPHRVIVEDVSHSADEDRFYCPGRAGGGILTVRFTFRQGVVRIIGAGYWRKGRKLYEETNPVHR; from the coding sequence ATGGGCTGGGTCATGGGTGGGGCCTCCAGAGACGACGGCTTTTCAGTGCCATACTTTTGTATTGCCGAATGGTCTGACCCGGACCATAGTGACGGCATGGATGCGGCACAATTCGAGTGGGACGAGCAGAAGGATCTGGAGAATCAGGTCAAGCACGGGGTGACGTTTGCTTTGGCCCAGCACGCCTTTCTCGACCCGCACCGTGTCATTGTCGAGGACGTTTCGCACAGCGCAGACGAGGACCGGTTCTACTGCCCCGGACGGGCTGGCGGTGGGATCCTGACCGTACGCTTCACCTTCCGGCAGGGGGTCGTTCGGATTATCGGTGCCGGTTACTGGCGCAAAGGGAGGAAGCTCTATGAAGAAACAAATCCGGTACACCGATGA